Below is a genomic region from Nitrospirota bacterium.
AACTATGTATAAAGTAACCATCCTGCCTGATGCTGAAAAATCTTTTAAGAAGCTTGATAAACCTGTTCAACTGAGAATTGCTGAAAAGATTGACTGGCTTGCAAACAATGTAGACAAGATCATACATCACCCCCTCACTTCTTTGCCTGATGAGCTGAGGGGTCTATGCAGAATGAGGGCAGGAGATTATCGCATTTTGTACTGGGTTTATAATGAAGAAAAACATATCAAGATTTATGAGATCGAACACAGGAGTAAAGATTATCGTTCTATAAAGATGGCTCCACAAAAGAGGAAGTGATGGATAAGGCTTTACTCGTTTTATCTGACGGAACAGTTTTTGAGGGGCAGAACTTTGGCTCAGGGGGTGAGACCATAGGTGAGGTAGTTTTTAACACTTCAATGACAGGTTATCAGGAGATCCTCACAGACCCTTCATATAAAGGTCAGATTGTTGCCCTGACATACACCCAGATTGGCAATTATGGTGTGAATGAAGAGGATGTTGAATCCGATGGCGGGATAAAGGCAGAGGGTTTTGTAGTAAAAGAGGCATGTGATTTCCCGAGTAATTGGCGTTCATCATTAAGCCTGCCTGAATATTTAAAGAGGTATAACATAGTCGGTATTCAGGGAATTGATACGAGAGCATTGACAAGGCATCTGAGGAACTATGGCGCCCAGATGGGAATAATCTCTACAGTAGATTTAAATCCAGAAAGCCTTTTAGAGAAGATAAAAAAACATCCCGGGATCTCTGCCTTTGACCTCGTGAAGGATGTGACCACTAAAGAGGCTTACAAATGGAGTGAAGGATGCTGGAAATGGCAACCTCCTAAAAAGGCAGAGACGAGAGACGAGAGACAAGAGACCAATTCAGTGACAAGTGACGAGAGACAAGAGACAAGTAGGGTTGTGGTTTATGATTTTGGTATCAAGTTTAATATCCTGAGAAACCTTATAGATGCTGGATTCGATGTTACTGTTGTGCCAGCTCAAACACATGCAGAGGCAGTTCTTGAGATGAATCCAGATGGCATTGTCCTGAGTAATGGCCCTGGAGACCCTCAGACAGTGACCTATGCCATCGAGAATACGAAAAAACTTATGGGCAAAAAGCCTATATTCGGGATCTGTCTCGGTCATCAGATATTAGGGCTTGCAATGGG
It encodes:
- the carA gene encoding glutamine-hydrolyzing carbamoyl-phosphate synthase small subunit — translated: MDKALLVLSDGTVFEGQNFGSGGETIGEVVFNTSMTGYQEILTDPSYKGQIVALTYTQIGNYGVNEEDVESDGGIKAEGFVVKEACDFPSNWRSSLSLPEYLKRYNIVGIQGIDTRALTRHLRNYGAQMGIISTVDLNPESLLEKIKKHPGISAFDLVKDVTTKEAYKWSEGCWKWQPPKKAETRDERQETNSVTSDERQETSRVVVYDFGIKFNILRNLIDAGFDVTVVPAQTHAEAVLEMNPDGIVLSNGPGDPQTVTYAIENTKKLMGKKPIFGICLGHQILGLAMGGRTYKLKFGHHGGNHPVKDLSTGRVEITSQNHNYCVDIGSLKGQAELTHKNLYDGTEEGMKHVRMPIFSVQHHPEAGPGPNDSAHLFERFRAMIEGFK
- a CDS encoding type II toxin-antitoxin system RelE/ParE family toxin; amino-acid sequence: MYKVTILPDAEKSFKKLDKPVQLRIAEKIDWLANNVDKIIHHPLTSLPDELRGLCRMRAGDYRILYWVYNEEKHIKIYEIEHRSKDYRSIKMAPQKRK